GACCATCGGCGCCATGGTGTCCACCGTGGCCTTCAAGACCAACCAGAAGGGGGAACCCTGGGCCATCCTCGTGGTGGAAGACCTCGCGGGGAAAATGGAAGTCCTCCTCATGGCCAGCAAGTGGGACCCCGTCACCAAGAAGCCTGGCGGCCGGCCCTTCGAGAAGTTCCGCCACCTGGCCGTGCCCGAGGCCATGCTGCGCATCACCGGCGAACTGCGCGTGGAGACGATCCAAGGCAACGGCAACGGCGCCGAGGGCGAAGAAGAGGAAGAGCAGACCGTGGTAAAGATCTTCGCCACGCTCCTGGAACCCTTGGAGGGCTTCCAGGGCCTGGGCTTCACCGGCGCCCTGGTGCGCCTGCCCCCGGGCGAGTGCCCGCCTCGCATGGCGACGATCCTCGCCGGCCATAAGGGGGACCTGCCCGTGACCTTCGAGTACCGCTCGAAGGAAGGGCTCGTGGCCCGTGTGAAAGCCAGTCATGATCTGCGCCTGAAGCACGATCCTGATTTGGCGGAGAAACTGGCCAAGGAAACCGGCTGCGCCCTCACCTGGACCTACTGAGCCGACACCGGAGTATTCTCTCTCCCATGTCGAAACCCTGTTCCGAATCCCCCGCGGACCTGCAGGTCATTGTCGAAGCCTTGACCGAGGCCTCGGCAGCCTTGTCCGAAATGCCCCTGGGGCGGCGCAAATTCCCCTCCCGCACGGTACTGGAAACCCTGGTGGAGGAGCTGCGGGCCCTGCTCTTCCCAGGCTATTTCGGGGCCTCGGAGTTGAAGGCGGAAACCCTGCCCTACCACCTGGGGGCCCAGTTGGAACGGGTGCGCCACGGCCTTTCGGATCAGATCCAGCGCGGCCTCATGGCCTCCGATCCCGCCTGCGGCGACTGCGGGGCGCGCTCCCTCGAACTGGCCAGCGCCTTCCTCGCCCGCCTGCCGGAGGTGCGCCGCCTGCTGGGCACCGACATCGAGGCCGGTTTCGAGGGTGATCCCGCCGCCGTGAGCCCCGAGGAAGTGCTCTTCTCCTACCCTGGCCTGCTGGCCATCACCAGCCAGCGCCTGGCCCACGAGCTGCTGAAACTGGGGGTGCCCCTGCTGCCCCGCATGATCACCGAGCAGGCCCACAGCCTCACGGGCATCGACATCCACCCCGGCGCCCAGCTGGGCGAACGCTTCTTCATCGACCACGGCACGGGCGTGGTCATCGGCGAGACCTGCGTCATCGGCCGCAATGTGCGCCTGTACCAAGGCGTGACGCTGGGCGCCAAGAGCTTCCCCCTGGATGCGGAGGGCCACCCCACCAAGGGCGTGCCGCGTCACCCGGTGGTGGAGGATGACGTCATCATCTACTCCAACGCCACCATCCTGGGCCGGGTCACGCTGGGCCGGGGCTCGGCCATCGGCGGCAACGTTTGGCTCACCCACAGCGTGCCCCCCGGCAGCGTCATCACCCAGGCCAACGAAAAGGACGGCATGCCCGCATGAACACCGTGTTGCGATTCCTCTTTTCCGCCATCGGCCTGCTGGTGGCCTGCACCTTCGTCCGCGGCCTGGGCCACGGCACCTTCCTTGATCTGTTGGTGGTGGCCGTCATCCTCGCGGCCTTGAACACCACCCTCGGCAGCCTCCTCAAACTCATCGCCTTCGTGCCCATGGCCTGTTCCTTCGGCTGCTTCAGCCTGGTCATCAACGGCCTGGTCTTCTGGCTGGCGGGATCGCTCTCCAGCCGCTTGGGCCTGAACTTCACGGTGAGCGGCTTCTGGGCGGGGTTCTTCGGCGCCCTGGTCTCCAGCGTGGTGGCCTCCATCCTGGGCGCGATTTTCATCCCCAAGGACCGGCAGCGGCCGCAAGGGCCCGCACCCCGCATCAAGGTCGTGAACTAGCCATCAGGCTGGCCACGGCGCCCTCGGCGGCCTTCAGCAGCGCATCGCGATCAGCGTAGCGGCTGGGGTCCAGCGGCTCGCCCACCCGGATGCGGTAGGGCCCTCCAGACACGCGCCACGTGTGCTTCGGCAGGATGTCCAGGCCGCCTTCGATGGCGAAGGGCACCACGGGAACCTCGGTGGCGAGCACCAGGTTGAAGACGCCTTTCTTGAAGGGCAGCAGCTTCCCATCGCGGCTGCGGGTGCCTTCAGGGAAGGCCACGATGCTCTGCCCTTCGCGGATGCGGGCCGCCGCTTTTTCCAGGCTGTGTTTCGCCGCGCCACGCTGATCGCGGTCGATGAAGATGAAATCCGCCAGCCAGATCACCCAGCCCAGGAAAGGCACCCGCGCCAGCTCCCGCTTGGCGATGAACACAGGACGACATGGCAGCGTGGAGATCATCAGGGGCGGATCAAAGAGCGAGGCGTGGTTGCCGATGAACAGGGCCGCCTGGGAACCGTCCCGGATGGCCTCGGGCAGCGCCTCCCACCCCTCCAGCTCCCGGCGGATGCCAAAGGCCCAGGCCGTGAGCCGGATGTAGCGCGGAGCCACCAGCCAGAAGGCCCGGCGGCCGCCCATGAAGGGCGTGAGCAGAAAGCACAGGCTCACCGCCAGGGCCAGGGCCAGGCCCCCCAGGATCCAGATCAGCAAGGGCCTCAGCCAGGGACGATGGGGCATGGCCGCTACTGGGCCGACAGCAGCACTGCATCCTTGATGAACACGGCGAACTGCGGAATGTCGCCCATGCCCCTGCGCCATTCGGTGCGCACCTTGCCGATCTTATCCACGGCCTCCATGCCCGACACCACGCGGCCGAAGGCGCAGTAGCCATAGCCTGCCGCGCCGGCGCCTTCCCGGGGATCCAGGCTGGGGTTGTCCGCCAGGTTGATGTAGAACTGCGACGAGGCGCTGTGTGGGTTCTCAGTGCGGGCCATGGCGATGGTGCCGCGGCTGTTCTTGAGGCCGGCCTTGAAGGTCAGGGGCGCCTCATTGAAGAGGGCCGCGTGGGTGGGCTTCTCGTCCAGGTTTTCGGTCATGCCGCCACCTTGGATCATGAAGCCGTCAATCACGCGGTGGAAGATGGTGCGCTTGTAGAAGCCCTCCTGCACGTACTGGAGGAAGTTCGCCACGGTCTTGGGCGCCAGTTCCGGTTCCAGCTCCACCACCACCGGGCCGTAACTGGTCAGGATCTGCACGCGGGGCTTGGCCACCGGAGCAGGCGTGGCCTCAGGCGCAGGTGCCTGATTGGGAGTGGCAGCCGGGGCTTGGGCCACCGCAGGGAAGGCCAGGGCCAGGGTGCAAATCAAGGTGCGGATCACGGACACTCCAGGGAAGGACACTCCATTCTGACGTGTTCGGATCCGTCCGGGGGTTCCTCGCTGCGCGAATCCCCCCAGACCTCGCTATCGTGGTGCCATGGCCTTGTTCGACCTGCCCCCCTGGATGGTTTCTCTGCTGCTGGCCCCCTTCGGGCTGGTGCTGGGCTCTTTCGGCAATGTGTTGATCCACCGCCTGCCCCAAGAGGAACCCGCCGACCGCAACGTCATCACCAAGGCCAGCCACTGCCCCGGCTGCAAGGCGAAGATCAAGCCCTGGCACAATGTCCCGCTCTTTGGCTGGCTGTGGCTGCGGGGCAAATGCGCGGCCTGCGGCTGGAAGATCCCCTTCCGCTACCCCCTGGTGGAGCTGCTCACGGGGCTGCTCTTCGCGGCCTCCCCCTGGGTATTTCCCTTCGGTACGCTCATCTGGTTCAAGGGTCTCGTTTGCGGCTTCGCCCTCATCGTGCTGTTCTTCACGGATTTCACGGAAATGATGCTGCCGGATGTGCTCCAGTTCCCCCTGATGGTCCTGGGGGTGCTGCTGACCCTCCCGCAGATCTTCCGGCCCGAGGCCTTGGTAAACGTTTGGTCTGGCCAGAACACCCTCCTTCAAACCCTGACCTTCCACAACGGCCTGCAGCCCGCCCCGGCCTACCATGGCTTCGAGCCCGCGGTCACTTGGCAGGCCAGCCTCATCGGGATGACCGTGGGCTACGGCGTGCCGGCCCTCGTCAACCAGCTCTACAAGTGGATCCGCAAGGCCGACGGCCTGGGCATGGGCGATTTCAAGATGCTGGCCTGGCTGGGCGCCTTCTGGGGCTGGGCCCCCATGCTGGGCATCCTCTTCGTCGGAGCGGCCCTGGGCGCCGCCGTGGGTGTCCCCCTCATGCTGCTGCGCCGCTCCAACGGCCAGACCATGCTGCCCTTCGGCTGCTTCCTGGCGGTGGCCACCCCGGTGATCGTCTTCTTCGGCCGGGCCCTGTGGCTGGGCTACCTGGGCTGGATGGCCTGAGGCGTTCGTTCAGGGCCGCTTCTGCGCGAAGAGCCACTGGATGAAGGCAGCGGAACCATAGGTCGCATCCCAGGCGTTGTGGCCAACGCCCGGGTACTCCGTGTACTGCACCGGAGCGCCAATGGCCCGCAACGCCTCGGCCGCTTCCCGCGAGGCACCGACCGGCACAAGGGGATCCTGGTCGCCGTGGAAGATCCAGACCGGCGTCTTGGCCAACCGCAGCGCCATGGTGGGCAAGGCCGTGCCTTGGTCGAAGGGCACCGCCGGGGCCCCCAGGGGCGAACCCGGGCGGCCCTTGATCCAGCCGCAGATGGGCGCCACCGCCGCAAACCGCTTGGTTTCCCGGTAGGCGAGGTGCCAGGTGCCATGGCCCCCCATGGACATCCCCGTAAGGTAAATGCGGTTGGGATCGCCGCGGTACTCACCGAGGGTTTTGTCGAGAGCGGCCAGGGCCAGATCCGCCTCCGCCCCCACCCACTGGGTGTCCGGGCGGGCCTGGGGAAACACCACGATGGCGGGAAAGCGGGCGGGGTTCTTCCGGATGGCCGGTCCTAAGCCCACAGCGCTCTGCTCACGACCATCCTCCCCGCGCTCTCCGGCCCCATGGAGGAAGAGGATCACGGGCCAGGCCTTGTCCGCCGAATAATCGGCGGGCACGTAGATCTGGTAGCGACGCTCACGGCCCTCGGCAGTGATGGTGCGGTCGAGGAATCCCGTCTGCACAGGTTGGGCCTGGAGTGCGCCCACTCCCAGCGTCATGCCCAGCGTCAGGCCCAGCGCTGGGCTCAGCCATCGGGTTGCAATCAGGTGGCGCATGGAGGTCCTCCGAAGGGCCGGGTGCCGTGGCCTACAAGGGTATCGGATCTCCCGGGAAAACCGCGTTGCCGTGGGCCGCTGCCAGCCAACGCGGCGAGGCAGCCGGTCACTCCGCCGGGCCGGGCCGAATGCCGATCACCTCCAGCCGCTTCTGGCCGGCTGGCCTCCGCCACACCACCTCGTCGCCAACCTCGGCGTGCCGGAGGGCCTCTGCCAGGGGCGAGACCCAGCTGATCTTCCCCAGCGCGGGGGCGGCCTCATCCTCACCCACGATGCAGTAGGTCTCAATCCGGCCCGCCTCGTCCTGGACCACCACGATCATCCCAAAGCCGACCCGCTCGGGCGACTGGGCAGCGGGCTCCACCCGGATGGCCCGCTGGAGCCGCCCCTCCACCCAGCGCAGGTCCCGCTGCACCGTCGCCAACGCCTGCGGATCGGCGAGCTTCCCATCCTCGCGCAGGCGGTCGCGGCGAGCGGAAAGGTCCGCGGCCAGCAGCTCCAGCTGCCTGAGCCCAGTCGGCGTCACATAGTTCGGGTGGGGACTCTGCGGGCGTTCAGGCACCTCTTCCGGTCGCCCCGCGTCGTCCGGATCCTTCATGAAGGCCCGGTTCAACAGGGGCTCCCGGGCCGGTGGGCTTCACCCATGGGCAGGCGTGGTCCCGGATCCCTGACTCAGTTCCATCAGCACACCACCGGTTTCCGCTGGGTGGATGAAGGCCACGCGGCAGCCATGGGCGCCGCTCCTCGGGGCCTGGTCGATCATGCGCACCCCCTTGGCCAGCAAGCCCGCCACGGCGGTGTCGATGTCATCCACCTCGAAGCAGACATGGTGGATGCCGGGGCCGCGCTTCGCGAGGAACTTGCCCACGGGGCCTTCAGGGTCCGTGCTCTCCAGGTATTCCAAGGTGCTTTCGCCCACGGGGAAGAAGGCCGTCTTCACCTTTTGCTCGGGCACGTCTTCGGTGTGATCGGGGGCCATGTCGAAGAGCTTCGCCATGCGGGCCATGGCCTCGTCGAGGCCGCTGGCGGCGATGCCCAGGTGGTTGATGCGCAGCAGTTTCATCTCATCAGTCTAGGCCATCGGCCGACCCCTGCGCAGACCCTGCTCACTGGCCGGGCTCAATGCTGGCAGCCTCAGTGCTGACAGGCCGGAGCCATGCCCAGGCTCACCGTGCCATCCGCCACGCGGACTTTGCCCTTGCTGCCCAGGAAGGCGATGACGCCATCGAAGTCGAAGCTGTCGCCGTGGCAGTTGCAGTAGATGGCCGCAGGGCCATGGGCGGCGACCGACAGGGTCCGCAGCTCATCCAAGGCGCAGGTCCCACCCTTCTCCACCAGCAGGCTCAGCAGGTCGTGGCCGTAGAGAGGTTCAGACATGGTGATCTCCGGTTTAGGAGTCAAAACTCCTGAACCCATTCTAGCCCGGGGCCCAGGCCCCGATGGGTGATGGCCGTCACGATCCGAGGGCCAGAGCCACTTCCCGCAGCAGCGGCTCGGGGCTGAGGTTTCTCGGCAGGTGCCGCAGGGCCTGCAGCACCGCTTCCTGCGGCGCCTTCAGATCCCGGCCGGGCGTGGCCAAGGGCGTCAGCTCCTCGCGCCAGGGCGCCAGGGCTGGGCTTTCGCCCGCCCGCAGCCGAGCCAGGTCCGCCAGCAGGCGCAGCAGCAGCTCCAGGGGCTGGCGCAACTGCTCGCCCTGGGCCAGGGGGGAATCCTTTTCAGGCAGCAGAGGCTCGGCCCACTCAGCAAAGGGACGGCCGCTCAGCAGGGCGATCCAGGCCTCCACCTGGGCTTCAGCGCGACGGAAGGCAGCTTCGTCGAGAAAGCGCAGGCTGCCCTCACCCAGGGCGGTCCAGCGGTCATGATCCTCGTCCTGCCAGCCCTGCCGCTGGGCCACGGCCCAGGCTTCCCGAGGGGCCAGGGGCGCGAAGGGGATGCGCTCACAGCGGCTGCGGATGGTCTGCAGCAGGGCTTCGGGCCGGTGGGTGACCAGGATGAAGTGGGTGTCCGCCGGGGGCTCCTCCAGCGTCTTCAGCAGGATGTTGCCGCTGGATTCGTTGAGCCGGTGGGCTTCCTCCACCAGGATCCAGCGGTGGCAGCCCAAAGCCGGCGCCAGGGCCGCCCACTCGATGACACCTCGGCTGAAGCGCGGCTGGTTGTTGGAATCGAGCCCTTCGCGGATCTGATCGATGCGGATGACGCCGGCCTTGCCCTCCGGCGTGATGCGCAGCAGGTTCGGCAACTCGAAGGGCAGATCCTCCCCCGTGAACAACCGGCAGCCTTCGCATTGCCCGCAGGCGCTGCGTCGCAGGCAGATCTCCCGCTGGGCCAGCTCCAGCGCCACGCGGCGCTTGCCGATGCCCTCGGGCCCCGTGAACAGCAGGGAACCGCGGATGCGGCCGCCGTTCAGGCGATCCAGCAGGCGCTCACGGATGGCCTGGTGGCCCGCGATGTCGGGTGAGTACATCAGTCGACCCCGAAGCCAGCGCTGCGCAGGAGCGGCGCCACCCGCTGCCAGATGACGGCTTCCACCTGGTCCACGGGATCCCGGGCGGGGATGAGGGCCACGCGGTTGGGGTGGTTCTGGGCGATGGCCAGGAAGCGGTTGCGCACCCGCCGGTGGAATTCCAGCTCGGCTTCATCAAAGCGCGTTTCCGCGAATTCGGCGCCCAGGGCCAGGTTGCGCACTTCCACGCGCTGCAGCGAGGCCTCGGGATCCATGTCCAGCATCACGGTGAGGTGGGGCCGCAGGCCGCGCAGCACCAGCTCATTGAGGCGATCCATGGAGGATTCAGCCACGCCGCTGGCGCCCTGGTAGGCCCGGGTGGAATCCTCAAAGCGATCCACCAGAACGATTTTCCCTTCTGCCAGGGCCGGCCGGATGGTGGTTTCAAGATGCTGGGCGCGGTCCGCGTAGAAAAGCAGCAGTTCCGCCTCGGGACACCAGGTTTCGCCGCTGGCGTGGCGCTCCAACAGCAGGCGTCGCAGTTCGCGGCCCAGTGCGGTGCCGCCGGGCTCTTTCGACACCACCACGGGCAGTTCCAAATGCCGCAAGCGCTCGGAGAGACGAAGCAACTGGGTGGACTTGCCCGACCCCTCCACGCCCTCGATGGTGATGAACACGCCCTGCACGGAACCTCCCTGGGTTTGAGGATACCCGGCCCGGAGGACAGACCCCGGGCACAGTGCTATCCTGCTCGAAACACCAGGAGTTCCAGGTGGCCGAAGCGATCCATTGCCCGAGCTGCACCACGCGCTACCGCCTCAGCCCCGAGCGGCTGAAGCCGGTCATCCGCCGTGCCAAATGCTTCCAGTGCGGGGGCGTGTTCCCGGTCGGAGATGTCGTGCAGCGGCTGCTGGCGCCTGCGTCCCAGTCCGTTCCCCAGCCCGCGCCTCTGCACAGCGGCACGGCGGGTTTCACCTTGGATGATGTGGCCGCGGCCCACGCCTATGTGCCGGAACCCAGCCCACAGCCCCAGCTTCAGCCCGACCCCGACAAGGTGCCCACCCTGGAGTTGAGTGACCTGGATGTGGCCGATGCCGAGATCCTCGAAAAAACCCTCGTGGAGTCGCCCGGAACCTTGCCCGAGACCAAGGCCGGGGTGGCCGGAGGCCCCATTCCCTTCCCCCCGGAAATCACGGAGACCACCCTCTCCGGCTATACCTCCGCCCGGGATGCCATCGAGAAGCTCTTCGGCAATGTGCCCGCTGCCGCCTCCGCCCTGAAGGTGAATCGGGAACCCGGCACCATGGACATGGAAGCCACCATGTCCGCCCTGGACACCACCCTGGGCGCACCCACACCCCCCTCGGCCCGTGGCGCCGAATCCCCGGGTGATGGCCCCACCGCCTCAGGCCTGACGGAAGAAGATCTGGCCGGGCCGTCCAGTTCCACCATGCGCCTCTCCCAGGAAGACCTCCAGGCCATCGTGGACGCCGCTCCGCCCGCCACGGCCAAGCCAGCTGAACCCACTGTGGCGTTGCGGGCTTCGGACCTTCTTGCCGCCAAGGGATCTCCCGCCGGGACGCAGGCCCCCACCTTCGCCCCCCTCAACGAATCCCAGGAGACCGGCGCGGAGCTGCTGCGCCTCAAGATCGGCGAGGACATCTACGGCGGCCTCACCATGCCCCAGATCATCGCCTGGGTGGAGGAGGGCCGCATCCTCGAGAACCACCTTGTGGCCCGGCAGCAGAGCGAGAACTGGCTGGAAGCCCACAAGGTGCCCGGCCTGCGGCCCGTCTTCGAGCGGCTCCGCCGGGAACGCAGCGGCGGCGCGCCCAGCCTGAACCCCGGCATCGGCGAGATCGCCCCCAAGAAGAGCCTCTTCGGCGGCCTGTTCGGAAAGAACTGACATGCAGACCCTCCTTCTCGCGGCCCTCCTCGGTCTCCCCCAGGAACCGCCCATGCAGATCCCGCCGCCGCCCCAGGAGGCCCCGGCCCCCAAGGAGGAGAAGGCAGCACCCAGCGCGCCCCAGACCGCAGGGCCTGCACCGGCCAAGCCCGCCGCGCCGGTGGCCCAGGCCCCGGCCAGCAACGCCCCGCTCTCCTACTTCTCTGAGAGCTACAGCTACGCCTGGGATCGCATCATCCCGCTCTCCATCAATCTGGACGGCCTCAAGGTCAGCAAGATCTTCTTCAACAAGCGGGTGGTCGAGCCAGGCTTCTTCAACATCCTCAAGGGCGCCGAGTTCGGCACCCGGGCCCAGGTGGAAGTCACGAACACCGGCCGCTACCCCAAGATTCCCGGCTTTGCCGTGGCCGTGGTGGACAAGGAGGGCCGCCTGCTGGGAGTGGCCTCCGGCGGCACCAAGGTCGGCACCGTCAAGCCCGGCGAGACTGAGACCTTCGATCTGAACTTCAGCCAGGTCAAAGAACGCCTCGCCTCCGGCGACAAGTTCTACCTGGCCATCGAACTGCGGAACTGAGCGGCCCTAATTCGCTTCCTGCTCGCGGTAATGCTCCAGCAATTCGGCAGGGGTGACGGTGGCGGTGCCGACCTTGGCCACCACCACGCCTGCGGCGGCATTGGCCAGCATGGCGGCCTCGCGCCAGTCGGCGCCAGCGGCGATGGCGGCACTGAAAGCGGCGATGACGGTATCCCCGGCACCGCTCACATCGAAGACTTCGCGGGCCTCCGTGGGGATCATCCAGGGCGCGGCGTGCTCGGCATCGGGCGAGAAGAGCGCCATGCCCCGCTCACTGCGGGTGACCAGCAGGCCCCTGAGTTCCAGCTCCGCCATGAGGGCACGTCCCGCGACGGTCACCTCCATGTCAGAGCGGGCAGGTCGCGCCGTCAGCTCCGAGGTTTCCTTGGTGTTGGGCGTCATCAGGGTGGCCCCACGGTAGAGGGCCTTGTTTCCGGGTTTGGGATCCACGATCCAGGGCAGGTTCCGCTCGGCGCAGAGTGAGCGGACCGCTTCCATCACGGGTGCGTTGACGGCGCCCTTGTTGTAGTCCGAAACGATGAGTGCCGAGGCTGAAGCCAGGGCCCGCTCCAGGCGGTCCTTCAGGCCCAGCAGCACTGCGGCCTCAGGCATGCCCGGATCCTCGCGGTCAATGCGCAGCATCTGCTGCTGCTGGCCGATGACGCGGGTCTTGATGATGGTGGGGCGGGAGGCATCCAGCACCAGGCCCGAGATGGAGATGCCCAAGTCGGTCAACAGGCCCAACAAACGGTCCCCGGCCACATCCTTCTGCAGGGTGCCGATCAAGAGGGGCTCGGTGCCCAGGGCTTTGAGGTTGGCCGCCACGTTCGCGGCGCCGCCCAGAACAGAGCGCTCCTTCAGCACCCGCACGATGGGCACCGGCGCCTCGGGGGAAATGCGGTTCACCTCGCCGAAGAGGTACTCATCCAGCATCACATCGCCCAGCACGGCCACCTTGCGGCCTTCCATGCGCTGGAGCAGGGTTTCGGCCTGGCTCCGGTCGAGTCTCACAAGGCCACCTTCTTGGCAGAGTCGATCAGCATCACGGGGATGCCGTCCTCGATGGGATAAAGCAACCCACAGCTCTGGCAGTGCAGTCCCTCGGCCCGCTCCAGCAGGTCACCGTGGCAGGCCGGACAGCAGAGGATCTCGAGGAGGCGGGGATCGAGCGGCATGGGGCTAGCTTAGCGGAAATGAGGGGATTCACCACGGAGGCACGGAGCCCACGGAGGTGGCGCGGAAGGTTTCAGGGGCGCTGTGCCATGGGCAGGGCATAGGGCCTTGCCGCGGGAGCCGTGCCCCAGGCTTTGTTGGGCTTCGGGCCCATGTGGTAGACGATCTCACCGCCCTTCACCAGGTCCTCATGGCGGAAGTAGGCCTTGTCCCAGGGGCGGCCGTTCAGGGTGATGCCTTGCACGTAGGTGTTTTTCGCGTCCAGCTTGGGCGCACGCAGCACCAGGCGGCGGCCATCCTCGAAGGCAATGGCCATCTCGCGGCTGGCGGGAGCGCCGATCACGTACTCGTTGCTGCCGGGGGCCACGGGGTAGAACCCCAGGGCACCGAAGAGGTACCAGGCCGACATCTGACCCACATCGTCGTTCCCGCAGAGGCCATCGGGGCGGTTCTGGTACATCTGCTCCAGAATGGCCCGCACCTTCTCCTGGGTTTTCCAGGGCTGGCCCGCCCACACATACAGGTAGGGCACGTGGTGACTGGGCTCGTTGCCGTGGGCATAGTTGCCCATCATGGATTCGCGGCCAAGG
This sequence is a window from Geothrix sp. PMB-07. Protein-coding genes within it:
- a CDS encoding serine O-acetyltransferase; the protein is MSKPCSESPADLQVIVEALTEASAALSEMPLGRRKFPSRTVLETLVEELRALLFPGYFGASELKAETLPYHLGAQLERVRHGLSDQIQRGLMASDPACGDCGARSLELASAFLARLPEVRRLLGTDIEAGFEGDPAAVSPEEVLFSYPGLLAITSQRLAHELLKLGVPLLPRMITEQAHSLTGIDIHPGAQLGERFFIDHGTGVVIGETCVIGRNVRLYQGVTLGAKSFPLDAEGHPTKGVPRHPVVEDDVIIYSNATILGRVTLGRGSAIGGNVWLTHSVPPGSVITQANEKDGMPA
- a CDS encoding phage holin family protein codes for the protein MNTVLRFLFSAIGLLVACTFVRGLGHGTFLDLLVVAVILAALNTTLGSLLKLIAFVPMACSFGCFSLVINGLVFWLAGSLSSRLGLNFTVSGFWAGFFGALVSSVVASILGAIFIPKDRQRPQGPAPRIKVVN
- a CDS encoding 1-acyl-sn-glycerol-3-phosphate acyltransferase codes for the protein MPHRPWLRPLLIWILGGLALALAVSLCFLLTPFMGGRRAFWLVAPRYIRLTAWAFGIRRELEGWEALPEAIRDGSQAALFIGNHASLFDPPLMISTLPCRPVFIAKRELARVPFLGWVIWLADFIFIDRDQRGAAKHSLEKAAARIREGQSIVAFPEGTRSRDGKLLPFKKGVFNLVLATEVPVVPFAIEGGLDILPKHTWRVSGGPYRIRVGEPLDPSRYADRDALLKAAEGAVASLMASSRP
- a CDS encoding peptidylprolyl isomerase translates to MIRTLICTLALAFPAVAQAPAATPNQAPAPEATPAPVAKPRVQILTSYGPVVVELEPELAPKTVANFLQYVQEGFYKRTIFHRVIDGFMIQGGGMTENLDEKPTHAALFNEAPLTFKAGLKNSRGTIAMARTENPHSASSQFYINLADNPSLDPREGAGAAGYGYCAFGRVVSGMEAVDKIGKVRTEWRRGMGDIPQFAVFIKDAVLLSAQ
- a CDS encoding A24 family peptidase yields the protein MALFDLPPWMVSLLLAPFGLVLGSFGNVLIHRLPQEEPADRNVITKASHCPGCKAKIKPWHNVPLFGWLWLRGKCAACGWKIPFRYPLVELLTGLLFAASPWVFPFGTLIWFKGLVCGFALIVLFFTDFTEMMLPDVLQFPLMVLGVLLTLPQIFRPEALVNVWSGQNTLLQTLTFHNGLQPAPAYHGFEPAVTWQASLIGMTVGYGVPALVNQLYKWIRKADGLGMGDFKMLAWLGAFWGWAPMLGILFVGAALGAAVGVPLMLLRRSNGQTMLPFGCFLAVATPVIVFFGRALWLGYLGWMA
- a CDS encoding dienelactone hydrolase family protein: MRHLIATRWLSPALGLTLGMTLGVGALQAQPVQTGFLDRTITAEGRERRYQIYVPADYSADKAWPVILFLHGAGERGEDGREQSAVGLGPAIRKNPARFPAIVVFPQARPDTQWVGAEADLALAALDKTLGEYRGDPNRIYLTGMSMGGHGTWHLAYRETKRFAAVAPICGWIKGRPGSPLGAPAVPFDQGTALPTMALRLAKTPVWIFHGDQDPLVPVGASREAAEALRAIGAPVQYTEYPGVGHNAWDATYGSAAFIQWLFAQKRP
- a CDS encoding GreA/GreB family elongation factor produces the protein MNRAFMKDPDDAGRPEEVPERPQSPHPNYVTPTGLRQLELLAADLSARRDRLREDGKLADPQALATVQRDLRWVEGRLQRAIRVEPAAQSPERVGFGMIVVVQDEAGRIETYCIVGEDEAAPALGKISWVSPLAEALRHAEVGDEVVWRRPAGQKRLEVIGIRPGPAE
- the mce gene encoding methylmalonyl-CoA epimerase, which produces MKLLRINHLGIAASGLDEAMARMAKLFDMAPDHTEDVPEQKVKTAFFPVGESTLEYLESTDPEGPVGKFLAKRGPGIHHVCFEVDDIDTAVAGLLAKGVRMIDQAPRSGAHGCRVAFIHPAETGGVLMELSQGSGTTPAHG
- a CDS encoding DUF2492 family protein, which translates into the protein MSEPLYGHDLLSLLVEKGGTCALDELRTLSVAAHGPAAIYCNCHGDSFDFDGVIAFLGSKGKVRVADGTVSLGMAPACQH
- the tmk gene encoding dTMP kinase — protein: MQGVFITIEGVEGSGKSTQLLRLSERLRHLELPVVVSKEPGGTALGRELRRLLLERHASGETWCPEAELLLFYADRAQHLETTIRPALAEGKIVLVDRFEDSTRAYQGASGVAESSMDRLNELVLRGLRPHLTVMLDMDPEASLQRVEVRNLALGAEFAETRFDEAELEFHRRVRNRFLAIAQNHPNRVALIPARDPVDQVEAVIWQRVAPLLRSAGFGVD
- a CDS encoding zinc-ribbon domain-containing protein, coding for MAEAIHCPSCTTRYRLSPERLKPVIRRAKCFQCGGVFPVGDVVQRLLAPASQSVPQPAPLHSGTAGFTLDDVAAAHAYVPEPSPQPQLQPDPDKVPTLELSDLDVADAEILEKTLVESPGTLPETKAGVAGGPIPFPPEITETTLSGYTSARDAIEKLFGNVPAAASALKVNREPGTMDMEATMSALDTTLGAPTPPSARGAESPGDGPTASGLTEEDLAGPSSSTMRLSQEDLQAIVDAAPPATAKPAEPTVALRASDLLAAKGSPAGTQAPTFAPLNESQETGAELLRLKIGEDIYGGLTMPQIIAWVEEGRILENHLVARQQSENWLEAHKVPGLRPVFERLRRERSGGAPSLNPGIGEIAPKKSLFGGLFGKN
- the rfaE1 gene encoding D-glycero-beta-D-manno-heptose-7-phosphate kinase; this encodes MRLDRSQAETLLQRMEGRKVAVLGDVMLDEYLFGEVNRISPEAPVPIVRVLKERSVLGGAANVAANLKALGTEPLLIGTLQKDVAGDRLLGLLTDLGISISGLVLDASRPTIIKTRVIGQQQQMLRIDREDPGMPEAAVLLGLKDRLERALASASALIVSDYNKGAVNAPVMEAVRSLCAERNLPWIVDPKPGNKALYRGATLMTPNTKETSELTARPARSDMEVTVAGRALMAELELRGLLVTRSERGMALFSPDAEHAAPWMIPTEAREVFDVSGAGDTVIAAFSAAIAAGADWREAAMLANAAAGVVVAKVGTATVTPAELLEHYREQEAN
- a CDS encoding Trm112 family protein, translating into MPLDPRLLEILCCPACHGDLLERAEGLHCQSCGLLYPIEDGIPVMLIDSAKKVAL